From the genome of Kryptolebias marmoratus isolate JLee-2015 linkage group LG19, ASM164957v2, whole genome shotgun sequence, one region includes:
- the LOC108240087 gene encoding trans-L-3-hydroxyproline dehydratase, with translation MELQLPPHEGGELCVVDMHTGGEPLRIIVSGYPEVKGDSVLSKRRYARDHLDHLRRVLMFEPRGHYDMYGALVVDSELPDAHLAVLFLHNEGYSTMCGHAVIALGRFAVDYRLVKDPQSPETQVNIHCPCGLVKAFVEYTDGRTGGVRFLSVPAFAFATDVAVAVEGFGEVTVDISYGGAFYAFVDAQRFGLDVTKSRTRDLVDAATAVTKAVKAQVTLHHPTSDDLAFLYGTILTDGKDEHSAEPTANICVFAEAQVDRSPTGSGVTARVALQYHKGLIRLNQTRTFLSGATGSWFTGRAVQEMACGDFRAVVVEVAGRAFYTGVSRFVQEPEDELKHGFLLK, from the exons atggagctgcagcttccACCCCATGAAGGAGGCGAGCTCTGTGTGGTCGACATGCACACAGGAGGAGAACCTCTACGCATCATCGTCAGCGGCTAcccagaggtcaaaggtgacaGCGTGCTGTCCAAGCGCCGCTACGCCCGGGACCACCTGGACCACCTCAGGAGGGTGCTGATGTTCGAGCCGCGGGGACACTACGACATGTACGGAGCCCTGGTGGTGGACAGCGAGCTCCCCGACGCCCACCTGGCCGTGCTCTTCCTGCACAACGAGGGCTACAGCACCATGTGTGGACACGCCGTCATCGCGCTGGGACGCTTCGCCGTGGACTACAGGCTGGTGAAGGACCCTCAGTCACCGGAGACACAGGTGAACATCCACTGCCCCTGTGGTCTGGTGAAGGCGTTCGTTGAGTACACTGACGGGAGAACGGGTGGAGTCAGGTTCCTGAGCGTGCCGGCGTTTGCCTTTGCGACAG ATGTGGCGGTGGCGGTGGAGGGGTTCGGAGAGGTGACGGTGGACATCAGCTACGGAGGAGCTTTTTACGCCTTTGTGGATGCCCAGAGGTTTGGCCTGGATGTGACCAAGTCCAGGACTCGAGATCTTGTCGACGCGGCAACAGCAGTGACCAAAGCAGTCAAAGCTCAG GTGACGTTGCACCATCCCACCAGTGACGATCTGGCCTTCCTCTACGGCACCATCCTCACCGACGGCAAAGACGAGCACTCAGCTGAACCCACTGCCAACATCTGTGTGTTTGCGGAGGCTCAG GTGGACCGCAGCCCCACCGGCTCAGGTGTCACGGCTCGGGTGGCCCTTCAGTACCACAAAGGTCTCATCCGGCTCAACCAGACCAGGACGTTCCTGAGTGGAGCCACCGGATCCTGGTTCACAGGGAGAGCCGTCCAG GAGATGGCGTGCGGAGACTTCAGGGCCGTGGTGGTGGAAGTGGCGGGCAGAGCGTTTTACACTGGAGTCTCACGCTTCGTGCAGGAGCCGGAAGACGAGCTGAAACACGGGTTTCTGCTGAAGTGA